A region from the Salicibibacter cibarius genome encodes:
- a CDS encoding 1,4-dihydroxy-6-naphthoate synthase: MKIAYSPCPNDTFVFHALTHGLIKGTPPFDVTYADIDVTNHLAIDGDPKKHDVMKISFAALPWVLEDYALLSCGGALGRGCGPLVLTANDENNPNDLQGKRVAVPSERSTAYLLFRLWTAQQVEGNIGDVVVMPFHDIMPAVQNGDVDAGLVIHEARFTYQNYGLKKLVDLGDWWEKDTGYAIPLGAIIARRSMDREALAGWIKQSVDYAWEHPEASREYVRTHAQEMDEEVAQNHIDLYVNEFTKELGEEGYGAVEAFLGRAAKEGLVPDDQLHRLRF, translated from the coding sequence ATGAAAATCGCTTATTCCCCGTGCCCGAACGATACATTTGTTTTTCACGCCCTGACCCACGGTTTGATTAAAGGGACACCCCCTTTTGACGTTACCTATGCGGATATCGATGTCACGAACCATTTGGCGATTGACGGGGATCCCAAGAAACACGACGTCATGAAAATTTCATTCGCGGCTCTCCCGTGGGTGTTGGAAGATTACGCGTTATTATCTTGCGGAGGGGCACTCGGACGCGGCTGCGGCCCACTTGTTTTAACCGCAAACGATGAAAATAATCCGAATGATTTACAAGGCAAACGGGTGGCGGTCCCGAGCGAACGTTCCACCGCTTACTTATTGTTTCGGCTGTGGACGGCACAGCAAGTGGAAGGCAATATTGGCGACGTCGTTGTAATGCCGTTCCATGACATTATGCCGGCCGTACAAAACGGGGACGTAGACGCCGGACTCGTCATCCACGAAGCGCGTTTTACGTACCAAAACTATGGGTTGAAAAAATTAGTCGATCTCGGCGATTGGTGGGAAAAAGACACCGGTTACGCGATTCCGTTAGGTGCGATCATTGCCCGCCGCTCCATGGATCGGGAAGCTCTTGCCGGTTGGATCAAGCAATCGGTGGACTATGCGTGGGAACACCCGGAAGCATCACGGGAATATGTGCGGACTCATGCACAAGAAATGGACGAAGAAGTCGCCCAAAATCATATTGATCTATACGTCAATGAATTCACGAAAGAACTGGGCGAAGAAGGCTACGGTGCCGTTGAAGCATTTTTGGGGCGGGCAGCCAAAGAAGGGCTCGTACCCGACGATCAATTGCACCGGTTGCGTTTTTGA
- a CDS encoding sulfurtransferase, with product MHVDYFVTKEWLHDHLHDPNIVIADCRYDLKDPEAGWQSYQNGHVPGAIFFDLKKDLSGSVATHGGRHPLPAVADFAATVSASGIDTHKHVIVYDDQHGSMAGRLWWLLRYVGHPSVSLLDENYSEWEAHGYPTSMEVPILRPTNFEPQLQPDMRVDIDDVKELKEKDNVAVLDARAPERYRGEREPLDKKAGHIPGAENWFWKENVGSEGKWKSTEALVERFRSLRQKDAVVVYCGSGVSANANIIALKQAGIENVKLYPGSWSDWASYDHNPIARGEKP from the coding sequence GTGCACGTTGATTATTTTGTCACAAAAGAATGGCTTCACGACCATCTCCATGACCCTAATATTGTGATTGCAGACTGCCGCTATGACCTAAAGGATCCGGAAGCCGGTTGGCAGTCGTATCAAAACGGCCATGTCCCGGGGGCTATCTTTTTTGATCTAAAAAAAGACCTCTCCGGTTCCGTCGCTACCCACGGCGGAAGGCATCCGTTGCCGGCGGTGGCTGATTTTGCCGCGACGGTTAGTGCTTCCGGAATCGACACTCATAAACATGTTATCGTCTACGACGACCAGCACGGATCGATGGCGGGACGATTATGGTGGTTGTTACGCTATGTCGGCCATCCCAGCGTCTCGCTTCTGGATGAGAACTATTCCGAATGGGAGGCCCATGGATACCCGACGAGCATGGAGGTCCCGATTCTTCGGCCGACCAATTTTGAACCGCAACTACAACCTGACATGCGCGTCGATATAGACGATGTGAAAGAATTAAAAGAAAAAGATAACGTCGCCGTTCTTGATGCGCGGGCACCGGAACGTTACCGCGGTGAACGGGAACCGCTGGATAAAAAAGCCGGGCACATTCCGGGGGCAGAAAATTGGTTTTGGAAGGAGAATGTCGGAAGCGAGGGTAAATGGAAATCAACCGAAGCGCTCGTCGAACGCTTCCGTTCCTTGCGACAGAAAGACGCCGTCGTCGTGTATTGTGGTTCCGGTGTGTCCGCAAATGCGAACATTATTGCTTTAAAACAAGCGGGCATCGAAAATGTGAAATTGTACCCCGGGAGTTGGAGCGATTGGGCTTCCTACGATCATAATCCTATTGCCAGGGGAGAAAAACCGTGA
- a CDS encoding CBS domain-containing protein: MNIGFFLLPKQEVKYLSPEATVRQALEKMRHHSYTAAPLVNEEGRYAGTVTEGDLLWQLVDNKVEGLDKAMSLRLKDITLRVQNIPIFIHAQMEDLIALSADQNFIPVTDDSEYFIGIVRRRDIIKHCASLIFEHKE, translated from the coding sequence TTGAACATCGGATTTTTTCTGTTGCCAAAACAAGAAGTAAAATATTTAAGCCCGGAAGCAACGGTACGACAAGCACTTGAAAAAATGCGCCATCATAGTTACACGGCGGCCCCGCTCGTTAATGAGGAAGGAAGGTATGCCGGCACAGTCACCGAAGGGGATCTCCTTTGGCAGCTCGTCGACAATAAAGTAGAGGGGCTCGACAAAGCGATGAGCCTCAGGCTTAAAGACATTACGCTACGCGTGCAAAACATACCTATTTTCATACACGCACAGATGGAAGATCTCATCGCCCTATCAGCGGATCAAAACTTCATTCCCGTCACAGATGACTCAGAATATTTTATCGGAATTGTAAGACGCCGCGATATTATTAAACATTGTGCTTCACTTATATTTGAACATAAGGAATAA